The following are encoded together in the Lactuca sativa cultivar Salinas chromosome 1, Lsat_Salinas_v11, whole genome shotgun sequence genome:
- the LOC111895067 gene encoding disease resistance protein RUN1: protein MVVLSKLPEGSSSSSSLHGYSSSARVHTPSTHGHNSSTHNHRYDVFLSFRGVDTRHSFTDHLHKALIDANINTFLDDEEIETGEDLKPELESALKASQASIIVLSKNYASSTWCLDELVLILEQRMTSNHIVIPIFYHVEPTHVRKQQSSFGDAMDKYKQTMEAETNANKRSQWAQKMDRWNKALTQVADLKGNDINGRLETVFIEEIVKDIHRRLHLHLRSIRPQLIGMNYHINFVTSWLKDGSSHTAYILTIYGIGGIGKTSLAKHVYGLYSHEFHTSSYIEDITRKCDGKFNGLLDLQEQLCYDISKTSSIKDHDVSVYTTKIENALARKRVFLVLDDISTHVINNYL from the exons ATGGTGGTTCTATCTAAACTTCCAGAaggatcttcatcttcttcatcacttcATGGTTATAGTTCATCAGCTCGTGTTCATACTCCATCCACTCATGGTCATAATTCATCAACTCATAATCATAGATATGATGTATTTTTAAGTTTTAGAGGTGTTGACACTCGTCATAGTTTCACTGATCACCTTCATAAGGCCCTCATTGATGCCAATATCAATACCTTCTTGGATGATGAAGAGATTGAAACAGGGGAAGATCTGAAACCGGAACTAGAGAGTGCGCTTAAGGCATCTCAGGCTTCTATTATTGTGTTGTCTAAGAATTATGCTTCTTCAACATGGTGCCTGGATGAATTGGTGCTGATCCTTGAGCAACGGATGACATCCAACCATATCGTCATCCCAATCTTTTATCATGTGGAGCCCACACATGTCAGGAAGCAACAAAGTAGCTTTGGAGATGCAATGGATAAGTATAAACAGACAATGGAGGCAGAGACAAATGCAAATAAAAGAAGTCAATGGGCTCAAAAGATGGACCGATGGAATAAAGCGCTTACACAAGTTGCTGATTTAAAAGGGAATGACATAAATGGCAG gttggagacagtgtttattgaagaaattgtgaagGACATCCACCGTAGATTACATTTACACTTAAGGAGCATTCGACCACAACTTATTGGGATGAATTATCATATTAACTTTGTAACTTCATGGTTGAAAGATGGATCATCGCATACAGCATACATACTTACTATTTATGGTATAGGTGGGATCGGGAAGACATCTTTAGCCAAACATGTCTATGGGCTATATTCTCATGAATTCCACACAAGCAGCTATATTGAAGATATCACTAGGAAATGCGATGGGAAGTTTAATGGGTTGCTTGATTTACAAGAACAACTCTGCTATGACATTTCAAAAACAAGTTCAATTAAAGATCATGATGTTTCAGTATACACCACAAAGATAGAGAATGCACTAGCACGTAAAAGGGTGTTTCTAGTTCTTGATGATATTAGTACTCATGTTATAAACAATTATTTATGA
- the LOC128127892 gene encoding disease resistance protein RUN1-like has protein sequence MENHINFVTSWLKDGSSHTVDVLTIYGIGGIGKTSLAKYVNGLYSHEFNTSNYIENITTKCDGKFNGLLVLQEQLCKDISKTSSIKVHDVLVYTAKIDNALARKRVFLVLDDISTLVQLDALLGSKGFHPGSKGKGNLLGLTIDMCMLEKEKLGVSYEL, from the exons ATGGAAAATCATATTAACTTTGTAACTTCATGGTTGAAAGATGGATCCTCACATACGGTAGACGTACTTACTATTTATGGTATAGGTGGGATCGGGAAGACATCTTTAGCAAAATATGTCAATGGGCTATATTCTCATGAATTCAACACAAGCAACTATATTGAAAATATCACTACGAAATGTGATGGAAAGTTTAATGGGTTGCTTGTTTTACAAGAACAACTCTGTAAGGACATTTCAAAAACAAGTTCAATTAAAGTTCATGATGTTTTAGTATACACCGCAAAGATAGATAATGCATTAGCACGTAAAAGGGTGTTTCTAGTTCTTGATGATATCAGTACCCTTGTTCAGTTGGATGCACTACTTGGAAGCAAAGGCTTTCATCCTGGAAGCAAA GGTAAGGGAAATCTTCTAGGCCTCACCATTGACATGTGCATGCTTGAGAAAGAGAAGTTAGGTGTATCATATGAGCTGTAA
- the LOC111895056 gene encoding disease resistance protein TAO1, with translation MNLVALGMSYSNIESFVGCYNNPQRFEKRQNFDGSFLKEKRLLGSLKILNLSFCKQLHSLDDFDQLLALERLTVRNCIGLLEICESIEQCVELVFINLSYCNKLEKLPRNIGMLKNVKTMLLDHCSPSGSPIQNWDMELRKANKIDINTKTSSPAFLGVIPSDLMLYASSLPSSLVSLSIANSNLSTKSFPMDWM, from the exons ATGAATTTGGTTGCTCTTGGCATGTCATATAGCAATATTGAATCATTTGTCGGTTGTTATAATAATCCACAACGGTTTGAGAAGAGGCAAAAT TTTGATGGATCGTTCTTAAAAGAGAAAAGGTTGCTTGGATCATTGAAGATTCTTAATTTAAGTTTTTGTAAACAACTCCatagtcttgatgattttgaccaACTTCTTGCACTTGAGAGGTTAACAGTTAGAAATTGCATTGGTTTGCTCGAGATATGTGAATCAATCGAGCAATGTGTTGAACTTGTCTTCATCAATTTGAGCTATTGCAACAAGCTTGAAAAACTTCCAAGAAACATAGGCATGTTGAAGAATGTTAAAACAATGTTGCTAGATCATTGCAGTCCTAGTGGATCTCCAATCCAGAATTGGGATATGGAATTGCGCAAGGCTAACAAAATTGACATAAATACAAAAACCTCTTCCCCTGCCTTTTTGGGTGTCATACCAAGTGATTTGATGTTGTATGCAAGTTCTTTACCGAGTTCTCTAGTAAGTTTGTCAATTGCAAATAGTAATTTGTCCACTAAATCCTTTCCCATGGACTGGATGTAA